The Bacteroidia bacterium region AGCTTCAATTCTTCCAAACCTGCCCAAGCCTCCATTTCTTTGTTCTGCAAAGCAAAGCCCGTTTGGAAAACCTGCTCATAGCTTGCTTCCAACTTATTTAAAGGCTGTGGACCTAAAATTAGGGTGGTTTTTACCCCAAGCTTCAATCCCAATTTATAAAACCCTTGAGGATAGTCCTTGGGAAACTTGAAATTCCCATCCTTGTCCAATGCCACACTATCCACCAATTTCTCTTGCTTTCCTTGTTGAGACCACAAATACAACCAAGGAAACTTAGCCGCTTGTCCATGTTTAACAGTTCCTTGAATCAAGCCCGACTGCGCTTGGGTTTCCAAACGAAAAAGTGAAAAAAAACCGACTAAGAAAGCAGCCGAAACAAGGTATTTCATTAGCAGAAAATTTTTCAAAGATGGGTAGGATTAAATGAATTGGCAAATTTCTTACAAAATTCCCGAATTTCATTTCTAACCCTCCTAAACTCAGATTTAATTTCCTCTTCTGTACCAATTAATTTCGACGGGTCCGCAAAATTGCAATGGATGCGATCTGCTCTGTTTGGAAAAACCGGACAACGTTCATTGGCATGATCACATACCGTAATAACCGTAGAAAAATGTATACCAATATATTCGTCCACCAAATTAGAGGTTTGTTTGGAAATATCCACCCCATCCTCCAACATAACCCAAACAGCCATGGGATTTACACCATGCTTTTCAACCCCTGCACTAAAAACCCTGGCCTTATCCCCAAGAAACTTCCTTAAATACCCTTCTGCCAACTGACTTCTGCAACTATTCCCTGTACATAAAACCAATACATTGGGCAAGTCTTCTTTCATTAAATACTCAAATTAAAATTAACAACAGCTTGGTCCACAACCACATGGTTTTGGCTTTTCACCATAAACGGAAATACTAAAAATCCCGTTTTTGCTTTTTTGCAACTCCTTCATTTCCTCCTTACTAAGGTATTTCTCCAAAATATCAGTTGGAATATTTATTTCCTTTTCCTTTTGTATTCTTACATTTTCAAATCCGGCCGCTTGAATAAAATTCAGGTATTTTTCTTTAGAAATTGCACCTGAAACACAGCCGGCATACATTTCCATATCAGACTCTAAGGATTTTGGTAAGTCACCTACCAATACCACATCTGAAATGCTAAAATGTCCGCCCGGTTTCAATATCCGGAACATCTCTTGAAAAACCTTTTCTTTGTTTGGCACCAAATTCAACACACAGTTACTTACTACCACATCGGCACGATTAGATGCCAGAGGAATATCTTCAATATCACCTAAACGAAACTCTACATTTCGATAGCCTAACTTGTCTGCATTTTCCCATGCTTTATCAATCATAGCAGGTGTAAAATCAATTCCAATTACTCTACCATCTTGTCCAACCTGATTTCGGGCTACAAATACATCATTTCCGGCTCCACTACCTAAGTCCACAACCAAATCTCCGGGCTTAATCTGTGCAAATTGAGTTGGCAAACCACATCCCAACCCTAAATCCGCCTCGGAATGATAACCTTCCAAACCTTCATAATTATCGGTCATAATATTGTATACTTCGGTAGAGCAGCCTCCACTTCCACAGCAGGATGACTGATTAGCATCCTTTGACTGGCCGGCTATTTCACTATATTTTTGCCTAACCATTTCTTTTAACATTTCCGGATTTTCCATTGATTCAACTATTAATTTAACAACAAGTATTATTTTGCTGAGAACTCTTATTCATCACTTCCTTCAAAAACACATTCAATTCTTGTAAGGTTTCAAAATCTGCACAATAGCAAATGGAATTACCACTGATACGACCCTTTATCAATCCGGCATTTTTCATTTCCTTCAAATGCTGAGAAACGGTTGGTTGTGCCAAGGGTAAATCGTCAACAATATCTCCACAAATGCAAGAATCGGATTGCAAAACTCTTTCCAAAATGGCTACTCTGGCCGGATGACTCAAGGCTTTGGCCATGGCTGCCAGGCGATTGTGCCTACTCGAAAAATGATCTGATTTAGAAGCTCCCATATTTTTATATTGCAATATTACGATAAATAAATAAACAAACACTTCATATTAACATTTTTTTCTTGTTAACCTTCCTTGGAACCTCTCCATATTATTGCTTACTTTTGAAAATCAATTTCATTATGAAACCCCGTATTTACTTATATATGCTTGAACTCCGCCTGACATTTCTTCTTATTATTCTTTCTTCGGCTATTGTATCCTCTCAACCCTTTTTCCATTTTAACGATAGTGTTACCGTTACTAAAAACGGCCAAACCCTCGCCAATCCTTGGGCGGGGGGACTTAACTTTGTCCAATTCTCCGAAATTGACCTCAACCTCGACGGAAAACTAGACCTTCTAGCCTTCGATCGAAGCGGGTTCCGTATCAATACCTTTATCAACCAAGGAAATGCCGGACAAACCAATTACAGGTTTAATCCTTTCTATTCCTACTTCTTCCCAAAAGCTGAAAGCTGGATGCTTCTTCGCGACTACAACAACGATCAAAAAGCGGATATCTTTACCTACCGGGTTGGTGCCGGTGCCATAACCATTTGGAAAAATACAAGCACCTCCGATACACCCACCTTCGATATTGCTGTTCCCCTGCTCCGCTCCAACTACCTGCCTAATATGCTCAACCTCTATGTAAATGCAGTAGACATCCCCACCATCGACGACCTGGATTACGATGGGGATTTAGACATTCTCACATTCAATGTACTCGGAGGATTCATGGAACACCATAAAAACCTTAGTGTCGATAGTTTTGGAACACCCGATTCCCTGTCCTTCCGTCTTCAAACTTCGTGCTGGGGAAAAATGATGGAAAACGCAACCGGAAACTCCGTCCACCTCGATACTTGCAGCTTCCTTGACTTTTCCCAAATCCCCGAAGACCCAAATCCACTTTTCCGACATTCCGGCAGCACCAGTTTTGCCATCGATGCCGACCAGGATGGACTTAAAGATTTGGTCATCGGCGACCTCTCCTTTAATACCCTAACCATTCTCTATAACGATGGAACCCTCGATACCGCCCATATCTATTCCCAAAACCCCGCCTTTCCAACCTCGAATCCCGTAAACCTGGAAGTTTTTCCTGCCGGATTCTACCTCGACCTCACCAACGATGGAATTAAAGACCTCGTTGTTAGTCCAAACGTTACTTCCCTTGGTGCCAACATCGAAAACAATTGGTTCTACAAAAACAACGGCTCCAACGATTTACCCAACCTCTCCCTCCAATCTAAATCTTTTCTGAACGGTGGTATGATTGAAGTGGGTGAAGGTGCTTACCCGGTTCTGGTTGACCTGGATCAAGATGGCCTTACTGACCTGGTAATAGGGAACAGGGGCTATAAGAGAACCGGCGAAGATTACGTTGGAAAAATTGCCTATTACAGAAACATCGGTAATGCCGAACAACCATCCTTCGACCTGGTAACCGACGACCTCGCTAACCTCGGCCTGTTTGGATATGCCAATCCTTATCCGGCTTTCACCGACCTGGATGGTGATAGCGACTTGGATATGCTGGTTGGCCGTTACCAAGGCACCTTCGACTATTATGAAAACTCCGCTCAACCCGGAAACCCTCCCCAATTTACCTACCTCGCCGGAAATTACCAAAACCTCTTTGTCGGACAAAACTCCTTTGCGGCACCCCAATTCTTTGATGTAGATAAAGATGGATTAGTAGATCTCCTGGTAGGTGAATACAATGGTAACCTTAACTATTTCCACAACAACGGAACCCCTACCAACCCTCAATTTTCCCTTGTTTCGGATTTCTTCGGACAAATTAAAACCAATAGTTTATACACCTCTCTGGGTTATTCAACACCATGTATGTTCCGAACCAATGGAGTAACTAAACTCTTTTGCGGAAGCGAAGACGGAACCATTTACTACTACGACCAAATTGACGGAAACCTGGAAGGAACCTTCCATACGATTTCAAAATCTTACCAAAACATCGATGAAGGGACCCGAACAGCCATTAGCCTGGCCTACCTCAACAACGATACCTTATTAGACATGGTTATTGGAAATTATGCCGGTGGAGTAAGTTTGTATTTCGGCACCTCCGATAGCCTGGGAATCCCCTATTCTACCCCAACTACCCCATATAGCCTGGCCGGATTACAAATCTATCCAAACCCGGCACATGAAAGCATTCAAATCAAATCACCCGAAGAAAGCCCTACCTTCTCCTACCAAATTTTCGACGTCATGGGTAAGCAACTTTCCCAAGGCTTGGTGAAAGGCAATCAAGAAGCCATTTCCATCCAAAACCTTACCCCCGGCATTTACTTTCTTTCGCTATCTAAAGGAAATGCCTGCAAAAACCTGAAACTGGTTGTAAATTAACCCCATCAACCTCTTGCATGGAAGCCCTGTTCGCCGATGTAATTATGCCTCTGTCTATTCCAAGGTTGCTCACCTACCGGGTGCCTAAGGAAATGTGGAACGAAGTGTTTCCGGGCAGCAGAGTCATTGTTCAGGTGAAACGAAAACTCTATACCGGTATCGTTCGAAACTTACACCATCAAGTGCCCGAAGGTTGGGAAGCCCTCTACCTGGTCTCCGTTCTCGACATAGCTCCAATTCTAAACCCCATCCAACTTGAGTTCTGGGATTGGCTCTCCTCTTATTACCTCTGCTCTCCCGGCGATATACTCAACGCCTCCCTCCCCGGACACCTTCGCCTAAACAGTGATAGCATGGTGGTTCTTAGCGCCGAAAACACCTCCCTACCTGAAAACCTCAGCCCCAAAGAAGAAGCTATCTTCATCGCTCTTCATGAAAAAGGTAGTCTACCCATTTCAGAAGTTGAAAAACTACTGAATCAGGTTACGGTCATGCAACATATTAAAAAGCTGATGGACAAAGGTTTGGTAACTATCAAGGAAGAAATTAAGGAGAGCTATAAACCCAAAATGGAAGGCTTCGTCTCCCTGAATGAAGCCATTGACCAGGAACAACTCGGACTTTTACTTGATAATCTGGAAAAAAAAGCCCCTAAACAGGTCGATGTTTTAATGCGCTTCCTGCAAAAAGGACAACCCTTTTCGAAAAACAAACAGGAAGTTTCTAAATCCGATTTAATTAAAGGTCTCGATGGTGCCGATACCGCCCTTAAAGCACTCGAAAAAAAAGGGATATTGCTCCTGTATGAAAAAGAAGTTGGTCGGTTTGGTTTTGTAGCTGAAATCCAAGCTATTTCAGAGTTATCGCCGGTTCAGGAAGAAAAATTAAACGAAATACACCAACTTTATCAAAACAAATCGGTAGTGCTTTTGAAAGGTGTAACCTCCTCCGGCAAAACAGAAATCTACATCAGGCTAATCGAACACGTTCTTCAATCCAGAAACGAAATTCTCTACCTTCTCCCTGAAATTGCCATCACCGCCCAAATCATTTCCCGACTACGTAAAGTCTTCGGTCACCAGGTTTTAGTTTACCACAGCCGACTCTCTCAAAACGAACGGGTCGACGTTTGGCGGGAATTGATACAACGTCAACAAAAAAATGAAAAATTGGTCATAGTTGGTCCCCGGTCTTCCCTGCTTTTGCCATTTTACGACCTGGGATTAGTTATCGTTGATGAAGAACACGACCCCAATTTTAAACAGCAGGAAAATCCAAGGTATCATGCCCGTGATGCTTCCATCTGGTTGGCCCTCAAACATAAGGCTAAAGTGTTGCTTGGAAGCGCTACACCTTCCATCGAAAGTTGGTACAACGCCCAAACCGGAAAATATGGCTTGGTAGAACTTAATACCCGATTCGGGGGGGTGGCTTTGCCCGAATTTAAGGTCGCCGATTTAAAAGACCTGAACAAGAAAAAACAAATGAAATCCATCTTTTCTCCCGAACTGCTGGAAGCCATTAAAACCACTACCGAAAAAGGAAAACAAGTAATGCTGTTCCAAAATCGCCGGGGATTTTCACCCAGTGTGGAATGCCAAAGCTGTAGCTGGATGCCTCAATGCACCAATTGCGATGTTACTCTTACCTACCATAAAAACAGCGGACAACTTCGCTGCCATTACTGCGGCTATAGTTCCGTTGTGCCTACTGTTTGCTCCAACTGTGGCGATACTCAAATAAAAACCGTGGGCTTTGGTACCGAAAAAGTAGAAGAAGAATTATCCATCTTTTTTCCCAATTTGAAATTAGGCCGTATGGACTTGGACACCACTAGAAGTAGGGCGGCATACGACCGGATTTTCTCGGCCTTCTCATCAGGAGACACCCAAATTCTTGTCGGCACACAAATGATTTCCAAGGGTTTAGACTTTGCTAATGTAGGCCTTGTAGGTATCCTAAATGCCGATGCCATGTTGGGTTTCCCCGATTTCAGATCCTTCGAACGAGCTTACCAAATGTTGGTGCAGGTAAGTGGTAGAGCAGGTCGCCGTAAAGAGGCCGGACAGGTCATTATTCAAACCAAAAATAAAAACCATCCCGTGCTAAAATGGGTCATGGAACAAGATTTCACTTCCTTGGTGCAGCACGAGTTTATGGAAAGACAAAAATTTTCCTATCCTCCTTATTGTCACTTAATTAGCCTCAGTTTGCGCCATGTCGACAACCGTTTGTTGGATAGGGCCGCTTTCCAATTTTCAAAAGATCTCCGTCAGTTTTTTGGTGAACGCGTGCTGGGTCCGGCCTATCCGGTGATTCCCCGTATTCGTAATCAGTACCAAAATTGCATTATGCTGAAGATCGAAAAAAACGCATCCTATGCCCAGGCCAAAACCATTTTGCGCAATTGTATAGACAAGTTTAAAGCCTCCGAATTTAGGGCGGTTCAGGTCAGTATCGATGTGGATGCCTAAGCAACCTATTCTGGTTTTTATTTCTTTATTCTTAATACCTATTTGGCGGGCCCCCTTCCGCCACCAACCGGCTAAAAACAACCCTTCTAAAGTGCAAGTGGCGTTCGGGTCACGCTTTCCGCAGTACTCCTCGCCCCAAAAGGGTTTGGGGCTGTGGGGTACTTGCTCCAATCGTTGCCCGGGAGAGCCGTGCAAGTTCGGTTTGGAGATGGAAATCATAGCATTTTCTTTTAACCCAAAATCAATAAAACCATACGTTAATCCCGAATTCCACAAGAAGTTAAACTTCTTTTGGAATTTGGGTTAATACCTGCTTTTTGCCGCTTGCATGGTCTGCATTTCGGGTAGGGATAGTAGCGGAAAGCCCACAGACGACCGCGGCGCTAGCCAAGGAAGGCGAGGACTTGCAGCGGATAGCCCGACCAGCCGCATAGACTAAACCCTTATCTTATGCAATACTCCAGGGCGGCTGGGACCCGCCAAAAAATTCTAAAAAATAAAAACCATTATGCTGCCTTTTTCTTAGCAACCCACTCTTTTACAACCTCTTCCAATAAATTCAAAGGCAAGGCACCATTGGTTAACACTACATCGTGGTACTCCCGAATATCGAATTTATTGCCTAGCTCCTTCTTTGACATCTCCCTTAGTTCCAAAATTTTAAGCATCCCAATTTTATATCCGGTAGCCTGACCGGGCCAAACAATGTAACGCTCAATTTCCTTTCTGCAATCCTCTGCCGGATTAGGAATATTTTCCATGAAATACTTCAAGGCATCCTCACGGGTCCATTTAAAATAATGAATGCCGGTATCAACAACCAATCGGGCAGCCCTAAAAATCTCCATCGACAATCGGCCAAAATCGCTGTAAGGGTCAGAATAAAATCCTAACTCCTTTGGAATAAGCTCGCTGTAAAGTCCCCAACCTTCTATATAGGCTGTGTAAGAACCCATTTTTCGAAACATCGGTATTCCTTGCAATTCCTGAGCAATACTTAGCTGCATGTGATGACCTGGAATACCTTCGTGATAAGCCAAAGCCTCCATTTGGTAAATAGGTTGATCGGCCATGCTATACAAATTAATATAGTAAATTCCTGGTCGGGAGCCATCCAAGGCCGGATCTTGGTAAAAAGCTCCACCAGCCGATTTCTCGCGGAAAGGCTCCACCGCTTTTACCACCATTTTTGCATTGGGCTTGGTAATAAACAAGGCATCCAGCTTGGTTCGCATCGCATCAACAATAGCTGTTGCTTTGTCTTTATATGCTTGCTTCCCTTGGGCAGTATTAGGAAAATAAAACTGTTTATCCTCCCGCATGAAGGTGTAAAAGTCCTGAAGATTATCGTTTTTAAAATTCACTTTCTTCATTATTTCCTTCATTTCAGTTTGAATTCGGGCCACTTCCTTTTTACCCAACTCATGAATTTGTTCGGCACTTAAGTCAGTGGTGGTGGTGTTTTTCAAAGCTGCATTGTAAAAGTCCTTGCCTTCGGGAAATTTCCACGCACCATCATCGGTTGTGGCCTTCTTTTCCAATTCGGTAAGGTAGGCAACCAAACGCTGATATGCCGGCTTCACTTTTTCAATCAAGGCCTTTTCTGCCTTGGCTTTCAAAGCAATCTTTTCCTCGGGCTTCATATCTTTCAAACTATCAATTTTTGTGCAGATATCCTGATAAATGGCATTGTTTTCCTTGGATTGATCGAATGGTTTACCCGACAAAATATTCTTGCAATCGTTGAGCACCTGAGGAAAAACAAACTTGGGAGGTATAATCTTCTTCACCTCCCTAATTTTCAGGTTAATCAACTCTTGTTCAAACACTTCAGGTATAGCTTCCAAGCGGGAAACATAACATTCGGCATCCTTCTTTTCGGAAACAGTGTGGATATTAATCAGAAAGGAAGGCATTTCGGAATGGAAACCACCCATTTGATTAATGGGATAGTTGTGGAAGCGCCATTTATTATTGGCCACTGCGTTGTTTACATTCAATTCATAAATACGGTAGCTCAGTTTGGTTTGAGCATCCAGGGCGTCAAAATCAATACTATCCTTGAGCTTTTGCAAATTTTCTTGTGATATTTTTAATTCGGTTTGTCCGAAAGCATCACTGCGATTGTTCCATTTGTCATAATCATATTTATAACCCAGGTAGCTTTGATACTCAGGGCTTCGCTCTACCGATTCAACAAACCAACGTTCGAACAAGGCATTGGCCTTTTTACTTTCAGCGGCAATTTCTTCGGCCGTATAGGTTTTGGGGCCGCTATTACAGGCTCCTAAAAACAATGAAACGATTAAAACAATAAATGGAAACTTTTTCATCAAATAAGGAAAAGAAAGTTAGAAGGGCAAAAATAGAGTATTCGGAATAGGATAGGTAACAAAATAAAACTTGTTCAAAAACCGACAATCTTTACCTTTATCCCATGATTTCAAAAGGTAGTACGATCCTGTTTTTAGTCTTGTTAAACCTGAGTTTTTCACTGGTTTCACAAAACCCTGTGAATTTAGATCAATATAACCTGGAACGTAAGCAAATCGGTTCGGCATCGATGGCCGTATTAGGCGGATTTGCATTGGGAAACCTGGCGATTGGAATTCCAAATGCCATTCAGCTAAGCGGAAAAGACAAGTACTTCAACGAAATGAATTGCTATTGGAATGTGGTAAACTTAGGCATTGGTATCGGTGGCTACCTCAGCAATCAACGAAAAGCAACCCAAGGATTAAATCTTGACCAAAGTATTGCCGAAGAACGCAAAACCATGAAAATATATGGAATTAACGCCGGATTGGATGTGCTTTACATGGGATCAGGTTGGGCCTTGATGGCATTTGCAAACAAAGCTCCTAAGGCAGAACAACGCTTGTTAGGATATGGTGAAAGTTTATTGGTGCAAGGTGGTTTCTTATTGCTGT contains the following coding sequences:
- a CDS encoding arsenate reductase ArsC, which gives rise to MKEDLPNVLVLCTGNSCRSQLAEGYLRKFLGDKARVFSAGVEKHGVNPMAVWVMLEDGVDISKQTSNLVDEYIGIHFSTVITVCDHANERCPVFPNRADRIHCNFADPSKLIGTEEEIKSEFRRVRNEIREFCKKFANSFNPTHL
- a CDS encoding arsenite methyltransferase, giving the protein MENPEMLKEMVRQKYSEIAGQSKDANQSSCCGSGGCSTEVYNIMTDNYEGLEGYHSEADLGLGCGLPTQFAQIKPGDLVVDLGSGAGNDVFVARNQVGQDGRVIGIDFTPAMIDKAWENADKLGYRNVEFRLGDIEDIPLASNRADVVVSNCVLNLVPNKEKVFQEMFRILKPGGHFSISDVVLVGDLPKSLESDMEMYAGCVSGAISKEKYLNFIQAAGFENVRIQKEKEINIPTDILEKYLSKEEMKELQKSKNGIFSISVYGEKPKPCGCGPSCC
- a CDS encoding metalloregulator ArsR/SmtB family transcription factor gives rise to the protein MGASKSDHFSSRHNRLAAMAKALSHPARVAILERVLQSDSCICGDIVDDLPLAQPTVSQHLKEMKNAGLIKGRISGNSICYCADFETLQELNVFLKEVMNKSSQQNNTCC
- a CDS encoding T9SS type A sorting domain-containing protein — protein: MKPRIYLYMLELRLTFLLIILSSAIVSSQPFFHFNDSVTVTKNGQTLANPWAGGLNFVQFSEIDLNLDGKLDLLAFDRSGFRINTFINQGNAGQTNYRFNPFYSYFFPKAESWMLLRDYNNDQKADIFTYRVGAGAITIWKNTSTSDTPTFDIAVPLLRSNYLPNMLNLYVNAVDIPTIDDLDYDGDLDILTFNVLGGFMEHHKNLSVDSFGTPDSLSFRLQTSCWGKMMENATGNSVHLDTCSFLDFSQIPEDPNPLFRHSGSTSFAIDADQDGLKDLVIGDLSFNTLTILYNDGTLDTAHIYSQNPAFPTSNPVNLEVFPAGFYLDLTNDGIKDLVVSPNVTSLGANIENNWFYKNNGSNDLPNLSLQSKSFLNGGMIEVGEGAYPVLVDLDQDGLTDLVIGNRGYKRTGEDYVGKIAYYRNIGNAEQPSFDLVTDDLANLGLFGYANPYPAFTDLDGDSDLDMLVGRYQGTFDYYENSAQPGNPPQFTYLAGNYQNLFVGQNSFAAPQFFDVDKDGLVDLLVGEYNGNLNYFHNNGTPTNPQFSLVSDFFGQIKTNSLYTSLGYSTPCMFRTNGVTKLFCGSEDGTIYYYDQIDGNLEGTFHTISKSYQNIDEGTRTAISLAYLNNDTLLDMVIGNYAGGVSLYFGTSDSLGIPYSTPTTPYSLAGLQIYPNPAHESIQIKSPEESPTFSYQIFDVMGKQLSQGLVKGNQEAISIQNLTPGIYFLSLSKGNACKNLKLVVN
- the priA gene encoding primosomal protein N' — encoded protein: MEALFADVIMPLSIPRLLTYRVPKEMWNEVFPGSRVIVQVKRKLYTGIVRNLHHQVPEGWEALYLVSVLDIAPILNPIQLEFWDWLSSYYLCSPGDILNASLPGHLRLNSDSMVVLSAENTSLPENLSPKEEAIFIALHEKGSLPISEVEKLLNQVTVMQHIKKLMDKGLVTIKEEIKESYKPKMEGFVSLNEAIDQEQLGLLLDNLEKKAPKQVDVLMRFLQKGQPFSKNKQEVSKSDLIKGLDGADTALKALEKKGILLLYEKEVGRFGFVAEIQAISELSPVQEEKLNEIHQLYQNKSVVLLKGVTSSGKTEIYIRLIEHVLQSRNEILYLLPEIAITAQIISRLRKVFGHQVLVYHSRLSQNERVDVWRELIQRQQKNEKLVIVGPRSSLLLPFYDLGLVIVDEEHDPNFKQQENPRYHARDASIWLALKHKAKVLLGSATPSIESWYNAQTGKYGLVELNTRFGGVALPEFKVADLKDLNKKKQMKSIFSPELLEAIKTTTEKGKQVMLFQNRRGFSPSVECQSCSWMPQCTNCDVTLTYHKNSGQLRCHYCGYSSVVPTVCSNCGDTQIKTVGFGTEKVEEELSIFFPNLKLGRMDLDTTRSRAAYDRIFSAFSSGDTQILVGTQMISKGLDFANVGLVGILNADAMLGFPDFRSFERAYQMLVQVSGRAGRRKEAGQVIIQTKNKNHPVLKWVMEQDFTSLVQHEFMERQKFSYPPYCHLISLSLRHVDNRLLDRAAFQFSKDLRQFFGERVLGPAYPVIPRIRNQYQNCIMLKIEKNASYAQAKTILRNCIDKFKASEFRAVQVSIDVDA
- a CDS encoding DUF885 domain-containing protein — its product is MKKFPFIVLIVSLFLGACNSGPKTYTAEEIAAESKKANALFERWFVESVERSPEYQSYLGYKYDYDKWNNRSDAFGQTELKISQENLQKLKDSIDFDALDAQTKLSYRIYELNVNNAVANNKWRFHNYPINQMGGFHSEMPSFLINIHTVSEKKDAECYVSRLEAIPEVFEQELINLKIREVKKIIPPKFVFPQVLNDCKNILSGKPFDQSKENNAIYQDICTKIDSLKDMKPEEKIALKAKAEKALIEKVKPAYQRLVAYLTELEKKATTDDGAWKFPEGKDFYNAALKNTTTTDLSAEQIHELGKKEVARIQTEMKEIMKKVNFKNDNLQDFYTFMREDKQFYFPNTAQGKQAYKDKATAIVDAMRTKLDALFITKPNAKMVVKAVEPFREKSAGGAFYQDPALDGSRPGIYYINLYSMADQPIYQMEALAYHEGIPGHHMQLSIAQELQGIPMFRKMGSYTAYIEGWGLYSELIPKELGFYSDPYSDFGRLSMEIFRAARLVVDTGIHYFKWTREDALKYFMENIPNPAEDCRKEIERYIVWPGQATGYKIGMLKILELREMSKKELGNKFDIREYHDVVLTNGALPLNLLEEVVKEWVAKKKAA